From the Candidatus Krumholzibacteriota bacterium genome, one window contains:
- a CDS encoding MBL fold metallo-hydrolase, whose translation MSKETPKIITNVVGILATNSYVLYCPVTKEAVIIDPGGEAQKIKESIDENSLNPTGVILTHGHSDHMASAADILKNYNIGLAIHSDDIDTMKKSIEEAPLWGLGEIEEPAVERLLKEGDKIKVGSITGSVLSTPGHTKGGISLKFDGFVLAGDTLFAGSIGRTDFFGGDRETLLNSIRLKLLELPDDTVVYCGHGPSTTIGDEKRRNPFINGML comes from the coding sequence ATGAGTAAAGAGACTCCAAAAATAATCACAAATGTTGTAGGTATACTGGCTACAAACAGTTACGTCCTATATTGCCCTGTAACCAAAGAGGCTGTAATAATAGATCCCGGCGGCGAGGCGCAAAAAATCAAAGAATCTATTGACGAAAACTCCCTTAATCCCACAGGGGTTATTCTAACCCACGGCCATAGTGATCACATGGCTTCGGCCGCGGATATTTTGAAAAATTACAATATCGGCCTCGCTATCCACTCCGATGATATAGATACAATGAAGAAATCGATAGAGGAAGCCCCTCTTTGGGGATTGGGAGAAATCGAAGAACCGGCTGTTGAACGCCTGCTCAAAGAAGGGGACAAAATAAAGGTAGGCAGCATAACTGGAAGCGTTCTCAGTACACCCGGGCACACAAAAGGAGGTATCTCCCTTAAGTTCGACGGATTTGTACTGGCAGGAGACACACTCTTCGCGGGCTCTATCGGAAGAACTGATTTTTTCGGCGGAGACAGGGAAACCCTGCTAAACTCCATCCGATTAAAACTTCTGGAACTGCCAGATGATACCGTCGTGTATTGCGGACACGGCCCTTCGACAACTATAGGTGATGAAAAAAGACGCAACCCGTTTATTAACGGTATGCTTTAA